In Pyrenophora tritici-repentis strain M4 chromosome 6, whole genome shotgun sequence, the DNA window GACGATGAGTCACCCGAGCCACCACAATCTCCCTTGTCCTCGTCGGGACAGGAAGATTGGTCGAGTTCGGAGGAATCAGATGGAGAATAACTAGCGAAATAGAAACGATATTGACGTTTGAAAAGGCCGCAGGGCAGGACGTGAAAGTCAGGATAGCACCACCATCCTGTGTAGTCGAGATACGGATTGACGGAAAGGAGCTTATGCTTTTTGCCTCTACATACAATACGTGATATTGCCAGGGAGATCTATGCAATATAATGGCTTGGACGAGGTCACCGCCAGAAAACCCTCATCATGTACGCTTGTGAACATTACACACTCCTGCATAGTCGCCGTCATCATATTAAACCCAACACACGCACTACTACACACTTGCACATACACAACAACATGTGAAGTGTTCATAATAAATATCATTCACTACTGTTATCCCAAAGCAACTATGAAGCTCCTTCTCTTATGTCATGCCGCAATCATGTCTAATGCATACACTTCATCTCATCCTATCCGATGCGCTGGCATCGCAGTCCTCTCATAAAAGCATAAAATCAACGGGGGGCGCTGAACGCAAGAAGGGGTATCAAAGGTCCAACCcagaaagaagaagaagaagaagcaaaaAGAGAACTATGTTAAAAGACGGGTTGGTCAGTAAGTAGAAGAAGAATGTGAAGAAAACGCTTAAAATTCAAGGCCGAGCCAAGGCAAGAAAGAAGGGAGGGAAGAAAAAACCCGCATCCGCCATCTAAACCCGCAAGATTTGAAAAGAGGCAAAATAGTTCCATCGTATTCCTGTTCAACTGTGTCGTGTCCCCATGTGGCGTGGCCCCACCGAACAGGTTTCCAGTTTCTCCAAGTTTCACAAAACCACATACACGACCGCACTTCGGGAACAAGCGCGTTTCAGGACCACCCGCCTACCCGCCTTGCCAAGAAATACGGGCCCGCCTACCGCCCTCCTCCTACAAAACGTGACCCCTCGTCTTGCGCGTGTCGAGTTATCGTATTGTGTCGTGTCGACGCCAAACGCCGTTTCGTCAAGTGTCACCTTGGCAGGGCAAAGAAGGGAAGGAAACTCCACTTTCATGTCTGACGTTTTCACGCCCGACAAATTCCGGCGCGCATACATGTTCCGCGTTGAATCTAATGCCCGAGTAAGGGTATTTGTCCGTGAGTGTTCCAGAAGCCACACGGACGGCTTCGGAGAAAAACGGAGTGAAAGGGGAGGTGGTATCCTGGTTAGTCATTGTCTTTTTACTGTCTACCACCCCCCAGCAGGTTCCAAACGCCGCGTTTGCGTCTGGAAGTAGCCGTCGAAGACGCTGAGCTCGGGCTTCCTTGCTTGCGTCGGTGGGGGCGCAGGGTGCTCTGAGATATCGACTAGCGTTGCCGTGTTATTGTTGCCGTTGCTGCTGCCGTTATTGTTAATGCCTAGCGAGGCAGCGGCCTGACCGCTGTAGCCCCCGGAGTCAAGGCTGCGTCGCCGGCCGCCAGTTGCACGACCGCTGTTCAAGCTGTTGAGCACGGACGTCATCTTAATGCGTTCTTTGGGACGGGGCAGCAACATCTTCTCGATGAGTGTGAGCCATTCGGCTTCGGCCTTGAGTTGGCGCAGTTTGCGGCCAGACCCGATGAGCCCGTTGCGTAGATGCGATGTTGTGGCTGCGTGCAGTCTGTTGCGCCAACTGGCGACACGGTCGAGGTGCTGGTGGTAGGATGCATCATCTGTATTCGCGGATCTGTATTGCGCGAATACGGAGAGGGATTGCCCCTGGGCTACTGTCATCATGGAGAGGAATACGCAGCCAAGGGAGAATACGTCGGCCATGCGCTTGCCCCGTGATACAATGGTCTCGGGCGCAGCGTATACGTAAGATTGATCCTGGAAGTATGCGTGCAACTGATCCATATGCTGCGAGTTTGCCGTTATGGGGCTGAATGTATCGATGTTTTGCCCGATATCGAATGGTGCTAGAAAGATGCGGGCACCGTCTATCAGAATCTTGCGCGGCCGGATGCTGCGGTGGCAGATGGACTGCGAATGAAGATACTCAAGTGCAGAAGAGAGGTCGTGCATCCAGTCGACCAGCATCTTGGATCGGTTTGAATCGCTGCCGGGAAGAGCTAGGAACTCGTCTAGGGTGTATTGTGCCTTTTCTGTCACGATACCTACGTGGCTGGGTTGTGAATATGAACAGAGCAGCTTGGCAATATTCTTGTGATCGTACTGCTTGAACTTGTTCACCTGGTCCAGCAATGCAGCTTTCTGCGTCTGGCGAGCGATGACGAATCGCTTTCGCACCAAGACACGGTCATCGCTGCTACCTTGCATCCGAACTCGATCAACGCTCTTTTCAGAGTTGCGAGATGATCGGATCAGACCTTGATGCACTAGTGGGACTGTCTCACGTGCGGTGTATTCGACATGGGCTCCGTTCAACGGGAGTTCCTTGGAGGTAGCGCGCCACTGCTCCTCTACAATCTTTCGTGCATTTCCCACGATGCCCTGTAGACGATCCTCTGGGAATGGCAGGCTCTCGTCACGAAGATCGAAAAAGGATGCCTGTCGCCACGAAGCAACATCGTCGCATACATATAAGAGAATGGCAAGCCTGGGATTCGACAGAGTCCACTGCCATATCTTCTTGACCAGTCCAGCATCCCAACCTTGCTTTCGAACATGCTCGTATAACCACCCAGAAAGAGACTGTCCTTGGGAAGACAAGATGGATGTGTTGATGAAGCCGTTCACCAAAGGCACGAGAGGAGGAGCTGGCTGTCGGTACGGGTTCATGGGCGAGCCCGGATAATCACCATTCCTAAACGACTCACCGGAAGTCGATGGGGGTGGAGACAAGGGCGCAAATCCTGCTACCGGATTGATTACCCTTATTGGCTGGGGAGCAATAGGCGTCGTTGACCGACTCGTGTACTGCGGGGTATGATTTGGGCTGCCATCTGGTGACGACGAGTCTATTGACTTGCTGGAATACGTAGAGCTTGGGCTAGCCATGACATTTGACCACGGGTTGTTGTTCGTAGTCGTCGGAGTCGCGCTTCGACTAGTGCAAGACGAAGCCGACGAGGCTGTTGGAGATGGCGGCCCGCGGTTCTTATAATTCCATGACTGGTCGGCCTGGAGGTTGACCATGGAAATGGTATGTTGCAGACTAAATTGCGGTTTGGGGTGCTCGAGAGCAGTTGTTCGCCATGGTGAGTTTGAAGCGTGTTGCATTGCGGCGGGGGTACGAGAATTCAAGTCGGATAGACAGCACGTGACCAACGTGGGCACTGGAGATGGCAAAGGACAAGTGATTGCAGAACTGAGGTTATGGGCTGGCGCAAGCCCGTGACAAGGACAAAAGCAAACAAGGAGTGTCAGCTAAAGAGAGTGAGGAACGAGAGAGCTAGATAGAAGAAGAGTTGGGTCCAGGGAGCTGTCGGGCTCGACCGCGTCTACACCCGTGACTGGCCAAAATAAAGCTGCTCTCAGCACAGTCTAGAGGCTGTTGATGTGCTGGCAATTACTTGTCCGCATTTTGCAACACATTAGTGGAGGGCGATAGTATATGGCATTCCACAGTGGGTGTACGTGTTGGGCGAATGCGCTGGGCACGAGCACACCCATGTGGTTTAGTTGTATGCAGGCGAACGTGGCCACCTCAGAGTCGCCTTCTGGATCAAAGGCGTATCATATGCATATGTTCGCAGCCATACCTTCCCGTATGGTGCCAGATCATCTGGTAAACTGGCATTGTGCGCGCGATCGGTCCCGGAGCCAGTAGGCACTGTAAGGAAGGTCACTTGGTACTCGCAGTGTTGCGCTGAAGCTTGAAAAAAGCTGCCAAAGTGGGGAAGATTTCATCGCGTCGGGAAATCAGCGCCACCAAACAACGTCGTGGGAAACGCGCAAGGCGTCAGTTTGAACATGTGGAGACTATGCAGCGACATGAATACCCAAGATGAATACCTACGGTAAGTATCGCTCAGGTCGGGAGCGCTTTCGGGAGATTCGGATTCGGATGAGCCCAAGGTTTCGTGTCACGCGCTCACCGTATCTTCTGGGCGGCTGCCGGGCGCAGGGAATAATCCATCTCCATGTGGCGCCGGGAGTGACGTGCGTCGACAACAAGGGCGGCTGGAGAGAGGGTCTATTTGTGGCTTGTCAGAGATGCCGTCACCGTATGTAATATGTGCAGGTTGTTCAGGTGCACAAGATACGTGTACACGTGATCATGTGCATAGAGCCACGTGACCATGCATACCAGAAGACTCGACCAAATGACGGGAACTAGCACAAGCGTCAAAATCTCACGATGCTCGGCATCATCTTACTCAACGAGCGCTGGTGCTAGCAATAACCTGAGCGTTAGGGCGTATTCCGGCATTGAAATGCTTGGTAAGCTCAAATGACAGCGGGCAGTTGTGTGTCAAAATTGCTTGTTCACGAGAAGCAGCAGCCAAGCGTGAAACTACAGTCACGACTACGAGGTGAGAGTGGCGTCGGAGAGGCTGAAGTTGTGCCGGGAAAAGCGGCAGGAGGTGCCCATTGGCCCGCCATGCCATATCACGTGACGCGTTAGCGTACATCTGAAGCGCCCCTAGTTTTAGCATCGTCACTCGACACCAGACCTCAACACCAATTGTCTCAAGGGGCCCGGCATCTTCATGCCCTGTGCGTCTCCACTCCCGAACGGTTCGATCTCCACGTCGAGGTTCGGTTGGCCTCTGCCCATTGCGGCTCCAATGTACTAATTTGAGCTAATCCATGGCCCCTGGAGCATGAACGCATAGCACATTGTTGTGCCACCTGTCACAGCCTCAAGCAGCGTGCGTCTCATACTCTGTTATGGAGCTTCCGGCCAGGCTTGGTGCTGCTTTGTGAGTCTTATGGACCACCCAGGACACGCCATTTTGTAAGCCCACTTGGTCCGATCGACCCGCCGACGCGCTCCATTGACCGCGTTTCTTCATGCTGGCATCTCCCATTTCTATAATCTAATCTAATTTGCGCTGCTAATGATACTGCC includes these proteins:
- a CDS encoding SPS1, Serine-threonine protein kinase, encoding MQHASNSPWRTTALEHPKPQFSLQHTISMVNLQADQSWNYKNRGPPSPTASSASSCTSRSATPTTTNNNPWSNVMASPSSTYSSKSIDSSSPDGSPNHTPQYTSRSTTPIAPQPIRVINPVAGFAPLSPPPSTSGESFRNGDYPGSPMNPYRQPAPPLVPLVNGFINTSILSSQGQSLSGWLYEHVRKQGWDAGLVKKIWQWTLSNPRLAILLYVCDDVASWRQASFFDLRDESLPFPEDRLQGIVGNARKIVEEQWRATSKELPLNGAHVEYTARETVPLVHQGLIRSSRNSEKSVDRVRMQGSSDDRVLVRKRFVIARQTQKAALLDQVNKFKQYDHKNIAKLLCSYSQPSHVGIVTEKAQYTLDEFLALPGSDSNRSKMLVDWMHDLSSALEYLHSQSICHRSIRPRKILIDGARIFLAPFDIGQNIDTFSPITANSQHMDQLHAYFQDQSYVYAAPETIVSRGKRMADVFSLGCVFLSMMTVAQGQSLSVFAQYRSANTDDASYHQHLDRVASWRNRLHAATTSHLRNGLIGSGRKLRQLKAEAEWLTLIEKMLLPRPKERIKMTSVLNSLNSGRATGGRRRSLDSGGYSGQAAASLGINNNGSSNGNNNTATLVDISEHPAPPPTQARKPELSVFDGYFQTQTRRLEPAGGW